One genomic segment of Ricinus communis isolate WT05 ecotype wild-type chromosome 5, ASM1957865v1, whole genome shotgun sequence includes these proteins:
- the LOC8284627 gene encoding glycine cleavage system H protein, mitochondrial, producing MALRMWASSTANTLKISVACKAQLSPSYSLSRCFSSVLDGLKYATSHEWVKHEGSVATIGITDHAQDHLGEVVFVDLPEAGTSVTQGKSFGAVESVKATSDVNSPISGEVVEVNTKLTEGPGSINSSPYEEGWMIKVKPNNPSELESLMGPKEYTKFCEEEDAAH from the exons ATGGCACTCAGAATGTGGGCGTCTTCCACAGCTAATACACTAAAAATCTCTGTAGCCTGCAAAGCTCAACTCTCTCCTTCTTACTCTCTTTCAAGATGCTTTTCATCCG TACTAGATGGGCTGAAGTATGCAACTTCACATGAATGGGTGAAGCACGAAGGTTCAGTAGCTACAATTGGCATCACTGACCATGCTCAg GATCATCTGGGAGAAGTAGTGTTTGTGGATCTACCAGAAGCTGGTACTTCAGTTACTCAAGGCAAGAGCTTTGGAGCTGTGGAAAGTGTGAAAGCAACAAGTGATGTTAACTCTCCAATCTCTGGTGAGGTTGTTGAAGTTAACACAAAGCTTACCGAAGGACCTGGCTCG ATTAATTCAAGTCCAtatgaagaaggatggatgatcAAAGTGAAGCCAAACAATCCATCAGAATTAGAGTCCTTAATGGGTCCAAAGGAATACACAAAATTCTGCGAGGAAGAAGATGCTGCTCATTAG
- the LOC8284626 gene encoding uncharacterized protein LOC8284626, translating to MPQTEITEEKSNNESNNKQNLVEITLKTIGPSPSSRLLVPSPIKVRDLRKLIAEDHHLPIQNLRLILRGNVLQDSKHDDDAYIKLSNSDSLIVAVKPKPPAKHLHDGFDFDDDDLKFQLPQSTSRWKRRIYSFLHDKLKISDILLMALFSLSLKAWAVIVLWFGLAPVAHRWDLGPLYMLGTGFSIIFFNLGRRQAGDLSAYSIFNEDFRELPGTLNADRLDRDIRAGQL from the exons ATGCCGCAGACAGAGATCACAGAAGAGAAGAGCAATAATGAAAGCAACAATAAGCAGAATCTGGTAGAGATTACTCTCAAAACCATCGGCCCTTCCCCTTCGTCTCGCCTTCTTGTCCCTTCTCCCATTAAA GTGCGTGATTTGAGAAAGTTGATTGCTGAAGATCATCATCTACCAATTCAGAATCTGAGGCTTATCTTGCGAGGCAATGTTTTGCAGGATAGCAAACATGACGATGATGCATATATCAAACTCAGCAACTCTG attCACTGATTGTTGCTGTCAAACCAAAGCCTCCGGCAAAACATCTTCATGACggatttgattttgatgatgatgacctG AAGTTTCAGCTGCCACAGTCAACTAGTCGTTGGAAGAGGAGAATTTACTCATTTCTGCATGATAAGCTGAAGATTTCTG ATATCCTTTTGATGGCACTTTTCTCTCTCAGTCTGAAGGCATGGGCTGTGATTGTTCTGTGGTTCGGTTTGGCACCTGTTGCACATAGATGGGACCTTGGACCTTTATAT ATGCTAGGCACAGGCTTTtcaatcattttctttaaccTTGGACGGCGGCAAGCTGGTGATCTCAG TGCGTACTCTATCTTCAATGAAGACTTTAGGGAGCTTCCTGGGACGCTTAATGCAGATCGCCTAGATAGAGACATACGGGCTGGTCAGTTATGA